A section of the Pimelobacter simplex genome encodes:
- a CDS encoding metallophosphoesterase: MSTRHAVIGDVGGHAGALRAELARLGVPDEGRGPIPDDLVVVQVGDLVHRGPDSEEVVRQVDGYLRRQPGRWVQLIGNHEAQYVRPAAFQWPTPLDPTAADRIGAWWREGLMVPATVLPTGVLVTHAGLTRGFWREVLGAPGSAGEIADALGALAQADDPALFRAGCLLQGRDPDPLAGPLWAAAASELLVSWAEAEEPAPVDQVHGHSSSYDWERGAWRLSPALAEHGHVDAEAKHVTVDLPAGGRVVGVDPDHGATPRTPWRSWPAPGTA; the protein is encoded by the coding sequence ATGAGCACCCGCCACGCGGTGATCGGCGACGTCGGCGGCCATGCCGGGGCGCTGCGCGCCGAGCTCGCCCGGCTCGGGGTGCCCGACGAGGGGCGCGGACCGATCCCGGACGACCTCGTCGTCGTCCAGGTGGGCGACCTCGTGCACCGCGGCCCCGACTCCGAGGAGGTGGTCCGCCAGGTCGACGGCTACCTGCGCCGCCAGCCGGGCCGCTGGGTCCAGCTCATCGGCAACCACGAGGCGCAGTACGTCCGCCCGGCCGCCTTCCAGTGGCCCACGCCGCTCGACCCGACCGCGGCCGACCGGATCGGGGCCTGGTGGCGCGAGGGGCTCATGGTGCCCGCGACCGTGCTGCCCACGGGCGTCCTGGTCACCCATGCCGGGCTGACCCGGGGGTTCTGGCGCGAGGTGCTCGGCGCCCCCGGCTCGGCCGGCGAGATCGCCGACGCGCTGGGTGCGCTCGCCCAGGCCGACGACCCCGCGCTGTTCCGGGCCGGCTGCCTGCTCCAGGGCCGCGACCCGGACCCGCTGGCCGGGCCGCTGTGGGCCGCCGCCGCGAGCGAGCTGCTCGTCTCGTGGGCCGAGGCCGAGGAGCCGGCGCCGGTCGACCAGGTGCACGGCCACTCGTCGTCCTACGACTGGGAGCGCGGGGCCTGGCGGCTCAGTCCCGCTCTCGCCGAGCACGGGCACGTCGACGCGGAGGCCAAGCACGTCACGGTCGACCTCCCCGCCGGCGGCCGGGTCGTCGGCGTCGACCCCGACCACGGAGCCACGCCGCGCACGCCGTGGCGCTCGTGGCCGGCACCGGGGACGGCGTAG